Proteins found in one Triticum urartu cultivar G1812 chromosome 4, Tu2.1, whole genome shotgun sequence genomic segment:
- the LOC125553061 gene encoding ammonium transporter 3 member 2, which yields MSVPVAYQGNTSAAVADWLNKGDNAWQLTASTLVGLMSVPGMVVLYGGVVKKKWAVNSAFMALYAFAAVWICWVVWAYNMSFGEELLPFWGKAGPALDQAFLVGRASLPATAHYRADGSLETAMVEPYFPMATVVYFQCVFAAITLILVAGSLLGRMSFLAWMLFVPLWLTFSYTVGAFSVWGGGFLFHWGVIDYCGGYVIHIPAGVAGFTAAYWVGPRTKKDRESFPPNNILFALTGAGLLWMGWAGFNGGGPYAANVDSSMAILNTNICTAASLIVWTCLDAVFFKKPSVVGAVQAVITGLVCITPGAGVVQGWAALVMGVLAGSVPWYTMMVLHKRSKLLQRVDDTLGVIHTHGVAGLLGGVLTGLFAEPNLCNLFLPVTNSRGAFYGGNGGAQLGKQIAGALFVIGWNVVVTSIICVVIRLVVPLRMSEEKLAIGDDAVHGEEAYALWGDGEHYDDTKHGAAVVPV from the exons ATGTCGGTGCCGGTGGCGTACCAGGGGAACACGTCGGCGGCGGTGGCCGACTGGCTGAACAAGGGCGACAACGCGTGGCAGCTGACGGCGTCCACGCTGGTGGGCCTCATGAGCGTGCCGGGCATGGTGGTGCTGTACGGCGGCGTGGTGAAGAAGAAGTGGGCGGTCAACTCGGCCTTCATGGCGCTCTACGCCTTCGCCGCCGTCTGGATCTGCTGGGTCGTCTGGGCCTACAACATGTCCTTCGGCGAGGAGCTGCTCCCGTTCTGGGGCAAGGCCGGCCCGGCGCTCGACCAGGCCTTCCTCGTCGGCCGCGCCTCCCTCCCGGCCACCGCGCACTACCGCGCCGACGGCTCGCTCGAGACGGCCATGGTGGAGCCCTACTTCCCCATGGCCACCGTCGTCTACTTCCAGTGCGTCTTCGCGGCCATCACGCTCATCCTCGTGGCTGGGTCGCTGCTGGGCCGCATGAGCTTCCTGGCGTGGATGCTCTTCGTGCCGCTCTGGCTCACCTTCTCCTACACCGTCGGCGCCTTCTCCGTGTGGGGTGGCGGCTTCCTCTTCCACTGGGGCGTCATCGACTACTGCGGCGGCTACGTCATCCACATCCCCGCCGGCGTCGCAGGCTTCACCGCCGCGTACTGGGTCGGGCCAAGGACCAAGAAGGACAGGGAGAGCTTCCCGCCCAACAACATCCTGTTCGCGCTCACCGGCGCCGGGCTGCTGTGGATGGGGTGGGCCGGGTTCAACGGCGGCGGGCCGTACGCGGCCAACGTCGACTCCTCCATGGCCATCCTGAACACCAACATCTGCACGGCGGCGAGCCTCATCGTGTGGACCTGCCTCGACGCCGTCTTCTTCAAGAAGCCGTCCGTGGTCGGCGCCGTCCAGGCCGTGATCACCGGGCTCGTCTGCATCACGccaggcgctg GTGTCGTGCAGGGTTGGGCGGCGCTGGTGATGGGCGTGCTGGCCGGCAGCGTGCCATGGTACACCATGATGGTGCTGCACAAGCGCTCCAAGCTCCTTCAACGCGTCGACGACACCCTCGGCGTCATCCACACCCACGGCGTCGCCGGCCTGCTGGGCGGCGTCCTCACCGGCCTCTTCGCCGAGCCCAACCTCTGCAATCTATTCCTTCCGGTCACCAACTCCCGGGGCGCCTTCTATGGTGGTAACGGCGGGGCACAGCTCGGGAAGCAGATCGCCGGAGCGCTCTTCGTGATCGGGTGGAACGTGGTCGTCACGTCCATTATCTGCGTCGTCATCCGCTTAGTCGTCCCACTGCGCATGTCCGAGGAGAAGCTCGCCATTGGCGACGACGCCGTGCACGGCGAGGAGGCCTACGCGTTGTGGGGCGATGGCGAGCACTACGATGACACCAAGCACGGCGCCGCCGTCGTGCCGGTGTGA
- the LOC125554354 gene encoding subtilisin-like protease SBT3.17: MTPPTATSLILLVLAAVTMAAAADGPPATYLFFVDPTPPGVTCMQYHLGILTAALGSEEKAKAAIIYNYKNVVSGFSARVTPAELEAIKKQPHVNRALPSATLQLMSSNFDGAS; encoded by the exons ATGACGCCTCCGACGGCCACCTCCCTCATCCTCCTCGTCCTCGCCGCCGTCACCATGGCCGCCGCGGCGGACGGCCCGCCCGCCACCTACCTGTTCTTCGTCGACCCCACACCGCCCGGCGTCACCTGCATGCAGTACCACCTCGGCATCCTCACCGCCGCCCTCGGCAG CGAGGAGAAGGCGAAGGCGGCCATCATATACAACTACAAGAACGTGGTCAGCGGCTTCTCGGCGAGGGTCACGCCGGCCGAGCTCGAGGCCATCAAGA AGCAACCGCATGTGAACCGGGCGCTGCCGAGCGCGACGTTGCAACTCATGAGCAGCAACTTCGACGGCGCCAGCTGA